A DNA window from Pseudomonas resinovorans NBRC 106553 contains the following coding sequences:
- the nuoE gene encoding NADH-quinone oxidoreductase subunit NuoE, with product MIMSTLIQTDRFALSETERSAIEHEMHHYEDPRAASIEALKIVQKERGWVPDGAADAIGAILGIPASDVEGVATFYSQIFRQPVGRHVIRVCDSMTCYVGGHESVVAEMQKQLGVGLGQTTSDNRFTLLPVCCLGNCDKAPAVMIDDDTFGDVQPDGVARLLEAYQ from the coding sequence CTGATCATGAGCACCCTTATCCAGACCGACCGTTTCGCCCTCAGCGAAACCGAGCGCTCGGCCATCGAGCACGAAATGCATCACTACGAGGACCCGCGCGCGGCGTCCATCGAAGCCCTGAAGATCGTCCAGAAGGAACGTGGCTGGGTGCCGGACGGCGCCGCCGACGCCATTGGCGCGATCCTCGGCATCCCCGCCAGCGACGTCGAAGGCGTGGCCACCTTCTACAGCCAGATCTTCCGCCAGCCGGTCGGCCGCCACGTGATCCGCGTGTGCGACAGCATGACCTGCTACGTCGGCGGTCATGAGTCCGTGGTCGCCGAAATGCAGAAGCAGCTCGGCGTCGGCCTCGGCCAGACCACCAGCGACAACCGCTTCACCCTGCTGCCGGTCTGCTGCCTGGGCAACTGCGACAAGGCCCCGGCGGTGATGATCGACGACGACACCTTCGGCGACGTGCAGCCTGACGGCGTTGCCCGACTGCTGGAGGCCTACCAATGA